The Cupriavidus necator N-1 DNA window CCGCCGCCACCACTGGTGCTGTTCCCGCCCCGGCTCGGCCAGTTCCAGGCCGAAGCGCCCGCCCAGCCGGCGGACAGCGCCACCGGTGACACACCGCCGGATGCCCCGCCGGTACTGCACTCGCAGCTGCCCGCCGAGGACCCCGCCGGGGATTCCGTGTGGCGCCTCGGTTACAGCGGCCGCGCCGCGGCCGAGGAACGCCCGGCCACCATGCGCGCCTGCCCCGGCGGCGCGCTCTCCACCGGCATCGGCAACGGCCTGGCCTGCCGCAGCGCCGGCGAGGTCAAGATCCGCGAATCGGTGCTGGACCTGGACGGCGGCGCGCAGGTGATGCTGATCGCGCAGGCGCGCGGCACCGACGCCACCACGGTCAATGGCCGCCCCCAGGCGATCGATCCGTATGCCCTGGTGCCGCAGTTCTATACCGCCGTCAGCGGCCTGGCGGTGCTGGACGGCGCCACCATGTGGGCCGGCCGGCGCGACAATGCGCCGTTCCTGCTGTCGTCCGGCCTGCTGCCGCCCAATTCCACGGCGATGCGCTTCGGCGTGGACAACGCCAAGGTGATCGGCGATATCGGCCTGAGCTACCAGTACACCGCGCGCGCGGACCAGAACGGCCAGAACCTGCCCAGCTACCACTCACTGCGCACCGCGCCCATCAACACCAACGAACAGGGTTCGATCCAGCTCGGCTTCACGCGGGTGGAGGCGCAGCCGCTGGTGCAAGATCCCGGCGGCGCATGGTGGGCGTCTGCGTTGCACGAGCAGAAAGGCGTGCTGTTCGGCACCAACCGGCTCGGGGTGCAGTTCGGATCGGGAGCGCGCAACGCCATGACCGGCTACACCGGCATGGGACCGGCGCTGTCGCGCACGCGCGTGGCCGAATCGATGGAATGGAAGGGTCGCTCAGGGCTGAGCGGCGCGGTGGAGCAAAGTCTGCAGTTTGACCGGTCGCCGGTCGGCACGCTGCAGTGGACCACCACGCGCTTGCGTCCTGCTTACGTAGCGAGCAACCAGTTCCGCCTGAATTTCGAGGTCTCGCACGACCAGATCTCGTCCGGCTTCGGCGTCGGCGGCCAGCGCACCGCGCTGACCGTGGCGCCCACGCTGACACTGGGCAAGTCGGCGGGCAATGCCAACCTGCGCGCCTTCTACACCTATAGCCGTGCCAGCGACGTCGACGGCATCGGCTACACCGCGCCGGCCGACGCGTGGGCCTCGCAGCCGAGCGGCTCGATCTTCGGCGTGCAGCTCAATCGGCGCTGGTAGGGGCGCTGGCGGGCGCAGCGCGCCAGTCGGCCTGTGCCGTGGCAGCAGTGGCGGCCGCACCGGGTTTGCGGCACAGCCAGTGGAACAGCAGCGTGGCAGTCAGCCCGCCGCCGATCTGGGCCAGCACGAAGCCCGGCACGTCCTGCGGCCGGATCCCGGTAAAGGTATCGGTCAGCGCGCAGGCGATGGTCAGCGCCGGGTTAGCAAACGAGGTCGACGACGTGAACCAGTAGCCCGCGGTGATATAGCCTGCCACCACGAACGGCACCAGCTGCGGCCGGCTGCGCAGCGTTCCGATGCCCACGCCGACCAGGCCGAAGGTGGCCACGCACTCGCTCCACCACATTGCCGCGCCGGTGCGGCTCTGCGCCGACCAGGCCAGCGCCGGCTCGCCGAACATCGCATGGGCGGCCAGCACGCCGCAGATTCCGCCCGTCACCTGCACCAGCACATAGCGCAGCGCATCGCGCGGCGGCAGCGCGCCCTGCAGCAGCGCCGACAGGCTGACCACCGGATTGAAATGCCCGCCCGAGACCGGGCCAAGCGACACCAGCAAGGCCACCAGCCCGGCACCGGTCGCCAGCGAATTGGCCAGCAGCGCCAGCGCGGTATCGCCGGCGGCGAGGCGCTCGGCACGGATGCCGGAGCCCACCACAATCGCCACCAGCAGCGCCGTGCCCAGGCCTTCGGCCACCAGGCGGCGTGCGAGCGTACTCATCGCTGCGCTCCGTTGACGGCGCGCAGCAGCGATAAAGCGGAGCAACGAACGGGATACGAGAGCGACCGCGAGATCGCGGCAAAGGCAGTAAGGAAAACGTGCAGCGGCAAGATGGACAACGTCGCCTGAGACGACGCCTCGAACGGTGGCGGTTCAGTAGCAAGCCCGCGCACACGCGGTGAGCGCGGACGCGACAGTGTTCCGCTCGCGCACGGAGCGCGTCAATGCGTGGCCGCTTTGTTGTGTGCAGACGCGCGGTATCGAATCGCCGCGCGGGCCGCGGGCCGTTACCGGTTGCTGGCCGCCAGCCGCAGGCCGAAGCCGACCAGCGCGATCCCGGCCAGTCGCGTTGCCAGCGTGCGCGCGAACGGCAGCGCCCGCAGCCGGCTGGCCACTGCGTTGCCCGCCAGCACCAGCGCCGCCTGGTAGGCGAGGCTGAGCACCGTGACGTGTGCCATCATCGCCGCCAGCGTGGCCGGCGACGCATCCGGGCGCAGGAACAGCGGGAAGAACGCGACAAAGAACAGCACCACCTTGGGGTTGGTCAGGCTCACCGTGAAGCCCTGGCGCAGGTATACGCGCGCTGACTTGCGCGGCTCGGGCACGCCGGCGTCCGCGGCAAAGCGTGTACGCAGCAGCTGCACGCCCATCCAGCACAGGTACGCGGCACCGAACCATTGCAAGCTGTGGAAAAGCAGCGGATTGGCCCGCATCACCGCCGCCAGTCCCGCCACCGCGGCGAGCATGTACCCGAGGTCGCCCAGCAGCGTGCCGCAGACCGCGCCCATGCCGGCCGCCACGCCATTGCGCGCGGTGGCGTTGAGAATGGCGATCGTGCCCGGGCCGGGGATCAGCTGGAACACCAGAATGGCGAGCACGAAGCTGGTGTAGTTCTGGATGTCGAGCATGGTGGCCTGGCAGTGTCGGATGCGAGCGCGGGATGCTTCGCTGCCGCCATGTTAGTGCAGCCTGGCCCATCGCGGCAAAGCGAATGGCTTCACGGGCGCAGCGCGCCTCAGCGCAGCAGGAACGCGATGTCCTCGACGCGGATCTGTGCCACCGGAATGCCCTTGCGGCGCTGGAACAGGATGTGCTGCTGCACGCGGCTGCGCTGCTCGGCAAATGCTGTGGGATCGATCGGCGTGCCCAGGCGCATGTAGTGCTGCGCCAGCAGCTTGTAGGCGCGGTGGCGCACCTGCATGGCCTCGGTCTCTGCACGCAGCCGCCGGATCTCTGCCGGGCTGCGGTCAATCGCCTGGTGCAGCTCCTCGACCGTGCGCGCATGCAGCTCGCGGTAGACGTCGCGCTCGGCCTCCATCTGGTGCAGCTCGTCGCGCAGCGCGCGGATCTTGTGCTGCAGCTTCAGCGTCTGCGAGACCGCCTGCTGCACCCGCCCCGCCGCCCCCAGCGCGTGGCTGGCCGCGGCCATGGTGCTCTTCCACAAGCCGCGCTCGTCGCCCGCAGTCTGCGGCGGCCAGCGGTTGTCCGTTCCGATCAACGTATCCATCAGACCCCCCAGTAAGAAAGTGATAGCCCTGGGCCGGATGTCCGCGTTATGGGTGCGGCTTGGCCGGCTCGGTCCACGCCGCCGGGCGGCAGCGCATCAGGGCATCGTAGAGATACATATATCGGCTGCCAAGTAGAAGATATTTACTTCTGGGTTGGCTGTTGCGCGTTGCTGGCGTTGAGTCGGGAAGTGTTTCGCCGTTGCGGCGACAGCACGGGGACGGGAATCCGGGCGCGTTTATGACACTGCACCCCAATGCAAAAAGCCCGGCTGCGGGAGCCGGGCTTTTCTTGTTCTGGTGGCCTGGGACGGAATCGAACCGCCGACACAAGGATTTTCAATCCTCTGCTCTACCGACTGAGCTACCGGGCCAAAGAAGCGAAACTATAACTGGACTTTTTTGGCCAGTCAAGCGTCATGTGCGTCACTGCCTCATTGCTCGGCCGGCTCGGGCTTGTTGCGGCCCAGTTCGACGCCGAGCTGCTTGAGCTTGCGGTACAGGTGGGTACGCTCCAGCCCGGTCTTCTCGGCCACGCGGGTCATGCTGCCGTGTTCGCGCAGCAGATGGTATTCGAAGTAGGCGCGCTCGAACAGGTCGCGCGCTTCGCGCAGCGGCATGTCGAAGGAGAACTGCATCTCGGCCTCGGGCACGCGCGCGGGGTTGCCGTTGGGGGCGGCCTCGGCGGTGGCCTCGGGCACGGCGTCGGCCAAACCGGGCTCGGCCGACGGCGCCGCGGCGGGCGCGGCGGTGGCGGCCGTGCTGCTGCGCGGGCGTTCGATGCCGCGGGCCAGGCCCTGCTCGACCGCGGACAGCAGCTTCTGCAGTGCGATCGGCTTCTCAAGGAAATTGAGCGCGCCGATCTTGGTCGCCTCGACCGCCGTGTCGATGGTGGCGTGGCCCGACATCATGATGACGGGCATCGTCAGCTGTCCCTGCGCGGACCATTCCTTGAGCAGGGTCACGCCATCGGTATCGGGCATCCAGATATCGAGCAGCACGAGGTCGGGCGTACCCGCCGCGCGGTATTCGCGCGCTTGCAGCGCGTTCTCCGCGAGTTCAACCACGTGGCCTTCGTCGCTGAGGATCTCCGAGAGCAGCTCCCGGATTCCCATTTCGTCATCGACTACGAGGATCGTTGCCATACTTCCCCTCTTAACCCCACCGCAGCGTTCCGGGACCGGACGCCATTGTTGACTATGTCAGTTTAACGAACAGGATCGAGATCTGTGCACCGACGATCTCCGCACCTTCCATGCGATTGCGCAACTCGATTCGCGCACCGTGTTCGTCAATGATCTTCTTTACCATCGCGAGCCCCAAGCCCGTGCCCTTGGCTTTCGTGGTCACATAGGGCTCGAACGCACGGCTCAGGATTCGTGGTGCAAAACCGGGACCATTGTCCGCAATGGTGAGCTTGACGGCCTGGCGGTTTTCGCCGGCAGAATCTTTGTATTCTACAGTCTCGGTGTGCAGAGTGATATGGGGCGCCGCCCTACCGGCCGCGACGTTCTCGGTGGCGGCATCCTGTGCGTTCTGCAGCAGGTTGTGGATGACCTGGCGCAACTGCGTCGGATCGCCCTTGATCTCGGGCAGCGCGGTGCCCAGCGTCGGATGGATCACCGGATGCTCGTGCACCGCGGGATCATCGATGCCGTACAGGTGCAGCACCTCCGCCACCAGGCTGTTGAGCTGCAGCGACTGCAGCACCGCGGGCGGCGTGCGCGCGTAGTCGCGGAAATCATCGACCATGCGCTTCATCGCGGACACCTGGTTGACGATGGTGGCGGCGCCACGCTTGAGCACATCGGCGTCGGTGCCCTCGAGCTTGGGCGAGAGCTTCATCTGCAGGCGCTCGGCCGAGAGCTGGATCGGCGTCAGCGGGTTCTTGATCTCGTGCGCAAGGCGCCGTGCCACCTCGCCCCAGGCCACCGAGCGTTGAGCGGAAATCACATCGGAGATATCGTCGAACACGATCACGTAGCCGGGCTCATCGCGCTCGCCGCCGGGCAGGCGTGCGCCGCGCACCAGCAGCGTAAGCGGCTGTTCTTCGCCCTGCGGCAGCTCGATCTGCTTCTGCCAGTGCTCGGCGCCGCCCAGCACCTCGCTGGTGTTCTGGTCCGAGAAGGCCTGGCGCACGATCTCGCCGAACGGCCCCATGCCAGGGATCTGCTCCACCGGCAGGCCCAGCACCGCGCCGAGCGGCTGGCGGAAGATGCGCTCCGCGCCGGGATTGGCGGTAATCAGCACAAAACGGCGGTCGAACACCAGCACGCCTGCGGTCAGGTTCTGCAGCACGCTTTCCAGGTAGGCCTTCGATTGCTCCAGCGCGGTGCGGTTCTCTTCCACCGCCAGCCGCGCCTCGGCCAGCTGGCGCGTCATCTGGTTGAACTGCTGCGTGAGCATGCCGAGCTCGTCGCGGCTCTTCAGTTCGCGCTTGGGCGAGAGGTCGCCTTCGGCCACTTCCTTGGTCCCCTGCAGCAGCATCAGCAGCGGCCGCGCCAGTTGCCCGCCCAGCAGCAGCGCCAGCATCACCGCGATGAAGACGGCCAGGAACAGCGTCAGCGTCAGCGTGCCGATATACATCTTGCGCAGGCCGGTGCGGCCCAGTGCCTTCTCCTGGTATTCCTGGTACGCGCGCTGGACCTCGTCGGCATTGCGCGCGAGCACCGCCGGCACCGGGTGCAGCACCTGCAGGTAACGCTCTTCGCGCACGGTCTCGCCGACCAGCCCGAAGCCGCTCGACGGCGATTCCTCCGGGCGGCGCTCCACGGACAGGCCGGAGCCGGCCCAGCGCGGCGACTTGGCCAGCGCGCGCGGGGCGCTGCCGCCTGCCGCGTCAGTCTGTGCGGTGGTAGGGCTTGTGCCCAGTGGAATGATCACGCGCAGCCGGTACAGGTGGCTGCTGTCGGCGCGCTCGGTGCTCGGGCTGCCGTCACCTGACGGGTCGGTGCCGCCCTCCACCGCCGCGTAGCCACCGGCCAGCCGTGCCTGTTCGGCCAGCACGCCGGAAGGCAGGTCCGGCACCAGCGACGCATAGTTGCTGGACGCCGTGGCCAGCACGCGGCCGCTGCCGGTGAAGATGGCGGCTTCCTGGACCCCATACTGCTCGCGCAGGCGGTTCAGCTGCAGCGAGGTGGCCACGCCGGAGGCGCCGGCGAGCTGCTCGGCCATCAGGCGTGCCTTGACCTGCAGGTCGGCGAGCGAGCTGTCGATGGTGGCGCGGCCCAGGTTCAGGCCGGCCTCGAGCGCAGTTTCCACGCGCACGTCGAACCAGGACTCGATGCTGCGCGAGACGAACTGCAGCGAGACCAGGTAGATCAGCACGCCGGGCAGCACGCCCACCACGCCGAAGAACACGGCGAGCTTGGTCATCAGCCGCGTGCCGAACTTGCCGCGGCGATAGCGCAGCCACAGCGTCAGCGCCAGCGCACCCACGATCAGCACCAGCAGGGCGCCGATCACCAGGTTCACCTTGAACAGCAGCGTGAAATAGCGATCGAAGAATTCGGTGTTGGCCGATGCCCCGGCCAGCAGGCCCACCAGCACCAGCGCCAGGAAGACGATGATCCCGGCCACGACGCGGTACAGCACGCGCCGGAACCGGCTGTCCCACAGCGAGTTGTTCATGGCTGGCTCGATGCGGGCTGCACCAGCAGTGCGGGCGACAGTCCATACGACACCGTCTGCATGGTCAGGCCGCGCGAGTCAATGGCAGCGGCCGGCGCCGACGCAGGCGCGGGTACGGCGGGCGATGCCGGCAGCGCCGGCGATGCGGGGCCTGGGGCCGGCGCGGGCGGCGGCGGTGCTGCGGGCGGCGGCGGTGGCGGCGGTGGCGGCGGTGGGTTCAGGTCCGTCGGCACCGTATAGACAAAGCGCCGCCAGTCGGAGGCCAGGTTCCATTCACGCGTGTTGACGGCGTTGATCTGGAACGGCTTGGGCAGTTGCGACAGGTCCAGCCGCATGCGCACTTCGGCGTGGTAGGTCTCGCCCGGCTTGACCGCATTGCGCTCGAACACGCGCCAGCCGCGCACGCGCTGGATGAACTGCAGCGCGCTCTTCAAGCGCGTGAATGGCAGCTGCAGGCCGCCGGTGGAGACACGGTACTGGCGCGTCAGCGGCTGGTACGACAGGCGCACGCTGCGGGTGGTGTTGACCGGCTTGTCGTCGAACCAGTACCAGCGCGAACGCGAGAGCTGGAAGTCGACCGCGAAATAGAGGGAGATGCCCTTGTGCAATGCGTCTTCCAGCACGGGTGGCAGGTCGAAGTCGAAGCTGGCGGCAAGCTCGAAGCCGCCATCCTGGAATTCGATGCGCGCGTCGGTGGCCTCGATGACCTGTGCGCGCGCAGCGGGCGGCAACCACAGTAGCGAGGCGAGCGCCAGCACCAGTGCAAGCCACCACCGCGCCAGCAGGCCACGCCTGCCCGCGCCGCCGGGGCGCAGACGCGGGCACGCCTGGTCCGCGGCAGTGTCCACGTTCGTGTTCAACATGACGCGGAAGTCTGACAGGCGCGGCGTGCTCAGCATCGGATCAGATCAGGCGCGTTTCTGGAAGCGGGCGTAGAAGAAGCCATCGTGATCCGACGGCAGGCTGGTGCCGGCCGTGGCGTCCTTTTCGCCATTGGCGCCGGCTGCTTGCGTGGTATGAGTGCCGGGCAGCAGCTGCCCCGGCGCCTGCAATCGTATCGCATCTGCCAGCTGGGCACCAAACCAGCGCGCCTGCTCCTCGCCTTCCGTTGGGAAAATAGAACAGGTGACATAGACCAGGATGCCGCCCGGTTTGAGCAGCGGCCACAGTTGCGAGACGATGCGGCGCTGCTCGGTGATGAGCTTGGCAATATCGGTCTCGCGGCGCAGCCAGCGGATATCGGGATGGCGCCGCACAATGCCCGAAGCGGAGCACGGCACGTCGGCCAGGATGCGGTCAAAGAGCTGGCCGTCCCACCAGTCGGCGGGCCGGCTGGCATCGCCGACCACGATCCTGGCCTGCTTGCCCAGGCGCGCCAGGTTCTCGCCGATGCGGGTGGTGCGCTGCGGGTCGCTTTCCACCGCGGTGACGTCGATATCGGCCAGTTCCAGCAGGTGCCCGGTCTTGCCGCCGGGCGCCGCGCAGGCATCCAGCACGCGCATGCCGTCGGCCACCTCGAGCAGCGGCGCGGCCAGCTGCGCGCCGGCATCCTGCACCGAGACCACGCCTTCGGTAAAGCCCGGCAACTGCGTCACCGGCACCGCGCGCACCAGGCGCACGGCCTGCGGGCCGACCACATGGCCAGCCAGGCCGGCGTTGGCAAGATCGGTCTGGTACTGCTGCACGGACACGCGCGCGGTGTTGACGCGCACCGTCATCGGCGGGCGCACGTTGGCGCTGGCGGCCAGGGCCATCCACTGGTCCGGGTAGGCCTCGCGCAGCATGCGCAGCCACCACGGCGGCAGGTTCCAGCGCGCCTGCTCGTCGCGGTTGACGTCGGCCAGCAGCGCCTTGCGTTCGCGCAGGAAACGGCGCAGCACCGCGTTGACCAGGCCGCGCGCATGCGCAGTCTTGGGTTCGGAGGCGGCGGCGCTGACCGCCTGGTCGACCACAGTGAAGGTGCTGTAGCCCGGGCGGCCGGCGTCCGCGTCCTGGCGCGTCTTGTCCGCGCTGTCGTGCTTGTCGCGCGGGCCCGGCGCGTGCTCCAGCAGTAGCGCCAGTGCCACGGCCAGCAGCGAATCGACCTGCGCGCCCGGCGGGCGCGTGACCAGCTTCGTCACCAGTGCGCGTGCCGTGCCGAACTGGCGCATGGTGCGATAGGCGATGTCCTGCAGCGCGCCGCGCGTGGCGGCATCGCGCACGCGGTCCAGGCGCAGCTGTGCGGCGGCGTCCTCGATCGCCTGGGGCAAGGCTGTGCCTTCGCTGACGGCGCGCACCGCGGTGGCGGCGCCAAGCATCTGGAAGGCAAGCGAATCGGGAGGCAGGCGCATATCGGTCAGGCAGCGGGTCAGGTGTTGGAATCGGGAAGCAGGCCGGCACGGGCACAAAAAAAAGCCCGCCGGTCCATGCGGAACAGCGGGCAGTTTACCCTGTGCGGGGGCCCTGCCCCGGATTTCCGGCCGCTCAGGCGGGATAGGTGCCGGTCTGGGCCATCTGCATCAGGCGCGCGATGCGCTCCTCGGTGGCCGGGTGGGTCGAGAACAGATTGGCGATGGCGCCGCCCGAGAGCGGGTTCATGATCATCATCTGCGCCGTGGCCGGGTGTTCTTCTGCCGCCTGGAACGGGATGCCCTGGGCGTAGCGGTGGATCTTGTCCAGTGCGCTGGCCAGCGCCTGCGGGTCGCCGCTGATCTCGGCGCCGCCGCGGTCGGCCTCGAACTCACGTGCGCGTGAGATCGCCATCTGGATCAGCGATGCCGCCAGCGGGGCCAGGATTGCCACGGCAATGCTGGCGATCGGGTTGCTGCGGTTGCCGTTCTCGTCGCGCCCGCCGAAGAACATTGCCATATTCGCCAGCGCCGAGATCGCACCGGCCATGGTGGCGGCGATGGTCGAGGTCAGGATGTCGCGGTGGCGCACGTGCGCCAGCTCATGCGCCATCACGCCGCGCAGTTCTCGCTCGGACAGCACCCGCAGGATGCCGGTGGTGGCCGCCACCGCGGCGTGCTCCGGGTTGCGGCCGGTGGCAAAGGCGTTGGGCGCGTCTTCGTTGATCAGGTACACGCGCGGCATCGGCAGGCCGGCGCGCTGCGCCAGTTCCTGCACCATGCCGTAGAACTGCGGCGCGCTGCCGGCGTCGACTTCCTGCGCGTTGTACATGCGCAGGACCATCTTGTCCGAGAACCAGTAGGAGAAGAAGTTCATGCCCAGCGCAAGTAGCAGCGCCATCATCATGCCGCTGCGCCCGCCGATCATGCCGCCGATGACGATGAACAGCGCCGTGATGGCCGCCATCAGCATGAAGGTCTTGACCCAGTTGAACATTGCGGTGATCTCCGTGTAATCGTGAGCCGCGTCCCGGGGGAAAAGCGGACGCGATGACCGTTAGATAGGGGGTGATACCCGAAAATTCAACGGCTGTTCAACGGTTTCAGGGGGAGCCGTGGCCGGTCGCGCCCGCCGGGCGGTTCCACCGGCACTTATGTTGCCATGTGCGGCAAAGGCCTGCCCGATCATGCCTGTGCGGCGCCGTTGCCGGGTACCGCGCAGCGCGTGCCCGGCGGCAGCGGCAGCCCTTGCAGGAACTGCTGCGCCGGCTGGCGGCGCCCGCCCGGCTTCTGCAGCTCGGTGACCTGCAGTGCGCTGCCCTCGCCGCAGGCGATGATGACGCCGGCGGCGTCGGCCGCCAGCACCGTGCCGGGCGGATGCGGCAGGCTGCTGGCGGCGGCCAGCGGCACGGCCTGCCAGCACTTGATCACGGTATCGCCGACCTGCACCGTCGCGCCCGGAAAGGGGTTGAACGCGCGCACCTGGTTGGCCAGCGCCGCGGCCGGGCGGCGCAGGTCCAGCGGCGCCTCGTCCTTGGCGATCTTCTCGGCGTAGGTGACGCCTTCGGCCGGCTGCGGCGTGGCGGCCAGCGCGCGGCCGGCGGCCAGTTCCTGCAGCGCTGCCACGGTCAAGCGCGCGCCCAGCGCGGCCAGGGTGTCGTGCAGCTTGCCGGTGGTGTCGTCCGGGCCGATCGGCACGGCCTCGCGCGTGAGCATGTCGCCGGTGTCCAGGCCTTCGTCCATCTGCATCAGCGTGATGCCGGTCTCGGCATCGCCCGCTTCGATGGCGCGGTGGATCGGCGCTGCGCCGCGCCAGCGCGGCAGCAGCGAGCCGTGGATATTCAGGCAGCCCAGGCGCGGCAGGGTCAGCACCTCGGCCGGCAGGATCAGGCCGTAGGCGGCCACCACCATCACGTCGGGGGCGGTGCCGGCGAGCGCGTCGATGGCCGCGGCGGCGTCTTCCGGGTACTTGCCCTGGCGGCGCA harbors:
- a CDS encoding aquaporin — its product is MSTLARRLVAEGLGTALLVAIVVGSGIRAERLAAGDTALALLANSLATGAGLVALLVSLGPVSGGHFNPVVSLSALLQGALPPRDALRYVLVQVTGGICGVLAAHAMFGEPALAWSAQSRTGAAMWWSECVATFGLVGVGIGTLRSRPQLVPFVVAGYITAGYWFTSSTSFANPALTIACALTDTFTGIRPQDVPGFVLAQIGGGLTATLLFHWLCRKPGAAATAATAQADWRAAPASAPTSAD
- a CDS encoding LysE family translocator — protein: MLDIQNYTSFVLAILVFQLIPGPGTIAILNATARNGVAAGMGAVCGTLLGDLGYMLAAVAGLAAVMRANPLLFHSLQWFGAAYLCWMGVQLLRTRFAADAGVPEPRKSARVYLRQGFTVSLTNPKVVLFFVAFFPLFLRPDASPATLAAMMAHVTVLSLAYQAALVLAGNAVASRLRALPFARTLATRLAGIALVGFGLRLAASNR
- the htpX gene encoding zinc metalloprotease HtpX gives rise to the protein MFNWVKTFMLMAAITALFIVIGGMIGGRSGMMMALLLALGMNFFSYWFSDKMVLRMYNAQEVDAGSAPQFYGMVQELAQRAGLPMPRVYLINEDAPNAFATGRNPEHAAVAATTGILRVLSERELRGVMAHELAHVRHRDILTSTIAATMAGAISALANMAMFFGGRDENGNRSNPIASIAVAILAPLAASLIQMAISRAREFEADRGGAEISGDPQALASALDKIHRYAQGIPFQAAEEHPATAQMMIMNPLSGGAIANLFSTHPATEERIARLMQMAQTGTYPA
- a CDS encoding DUF4390 domain-containing protein, whose amino-acid sequence is MLSTPRLSDFRVMLNTNVDTAADQACPRLRPGGAGRRGLLARWWLALVLALASLLWLPPAARAQVIEATDARIEFQDGGFELAASFDFDLPPVLEDALHKGISLYFAVDFQLSRSRWYWFDDKPVNTTRSVRLSYQPLTRQYRVSTGGLQLPFTRLKSALQFIQRVRGWRVFERNAVKPGETYHAEVRMRLDLSQLPKPFQINAVNTREWNLASDWRRFVYTVPTDLNPPPPPPPPPPPAAPPPPAPAPGPASPALPASPAVPAPASAPAAAIDSRGLTMQTVSYGLSPALLVQPASSQP
- the rsmB gene encoding 16S rRNA (cytosine(967)-C(5))-methyltransferase RsmB translates to MRLPPDSLAFQMLGAATAVRAVSEGTALPQAIEDAAAQLRLDRVRDAATRGALQDIAYRTMRQFGTARALVTKLVTRPPGAQVDSLLAVALALLLEHAPGPRDKHDSADKTRQDADAGRPGYSTFTVVDQAVSAAASEPKTAHARGLVNAVLRRFLRERKALLADVNRDEQARWNLPPWWLRMLREAYPDQWMALAASANVRPPMTVRVNTARVSVQQYQTDLANAGLAGHVVGPQAVRLVRAVPVTQLPGFTEGVVSVQDAGAQLAAPLLEVADGMRVLDACAAPGGKTGHLLELADIDVTAVESDPQRTTRIGENLARLGKQARIVVGDASRPADWWDGQLFDRILADVPCSASGIVRRHPDIRWLRRETDIAKLITEQRRIVSQLWPLLKPGGILVYVTCSIFPTEGEEQARWFGAQLADAIRLQAPGQLLPGTHTTQAAGANGEKDATAGTSLPSDHDGFFYARFQKRA
- a CDS encoding sensor histidine kinase, with the translated sequence MNNSLWDSRFRRVLYRVVAGIIVFLALVLVGLLAGASANTEFFDRYFTLLFKVNLVIGALLVLIVGALALTLWLRYRRGKFGTRLMTKLAVFFGVVGVLPGVLIYLVSLQFVSRSIESWFDVRVETALEAGLNLGRATIDSSLADLQVKARLMAEQLAGASGVATSLQLNRLREQYGVQEAAIFTGSGRVLATASSNYASLVPDLPSGVLAEQARLAGGYAAVEGGTDPSGDGSPSTERADSSHLYRLRVIIPLGTSPTTAQTDAAGGSAPRALAKSPRWAGSGLSVERRPEESPSSGFGLVGETVREERYLQVLHPVPAVLARNADEVQRAYQEYQEKALGRTGLRKMYIGTLTLTLFLAVFIAVMLALLLGGQLARPLLMLLQGTKEVAEGDLSPKRELKSRDELGMLTQQFNQMTRQLAEARLAVEENRTALEQSKAYLESVLQNLTAGVLVFDRRFVLITANPGAERIFRQPLGAVLGLPVEQIPGMGPFGEIVRQAFSDQNTSEVLGGAEHWQKQIELPQGEEQPLTLLVRGARLPGGERDEPGYVIVFDDISDVISAQRSVAWGEVARRLAHEIKNPLTPIQLSAERLQMKLSPKLEGTDADVLKRGAATIVNQVSAMKRMVDDFRDYARTPPAVLQSLQLNSLVAEVLHLYGIDDPAVHEHPVIHPTLGTALPEIKGDPTQLRQVIHNLLQNAQDAATENVAAGRAAPHITLHTETVEYKDSAGENRQAVKLTIADNGPGFAPRILSRAFEPYVTTKAKGTGLGLAMVKKIIDEHGARIELRNRMEGAEIVGAQISILFVKLT
- the fmt gene encoding methionyl-tRNA formyltransferase; its protein translation is MSQARPLRVAFAGTPEFARVALEAIHAAGFPVVAVLTQPDRPAGRGLQLQASPVKQFAAASGLGPVLQPRSLRRQGKYPEDAAAAIDALAGTAPDVMVVAAYGLILPAEVLTLPRLGCLNIHGSLLPRWRGAAPIHRAIEAGDAETGITLMQMDEGLDTGDMLTREAVPIGPDDTTGKLHDTLAALGARLTVAALQELAAGRALAATPQPAEGVTYAEKIAKDEAPLDLRRPAAALANQVRAFNPFPGATVQVGDTVIKCWQAVPLAAASSLPHPPGTVLAADAAGVIIACGEGSALQVTELQKPGGRRQPAQQFLQGLPLPPGTRCAVPGNGAAQA
- a CDS encoding response regulator, encoding MATILVVDDEMGIRELLSEILSDEGHVVELAENALQAREYRAAGTPDLVLLDIWMPDTDGVTLLKEWSAQGQLTMPVIMMSGHATIDTAVEATKIGALNFLEKPIALQKLLSAVEQGLARGIERPRSSTAATAAPAAAPSAEPGLADAVPEATAEAAPNGNPARVPEAEMQFSFDMPLREARDLFERAYFEYHLLREHGSMTRVAEKTGLERTHLYRKLKQLGVELGRNKPEPAEQ
- a CDS encoding carbohydrate porin, producing MLAAWGLVACAQTGDATTSATTPPPRIEPHPAVTAGPAQTARPAAPATAGAEDPLAALIAGDAAPTASVTVPAAPAPGITGEPAAQPAVQPDGSAPATLARTSPAADPDFVGPPEPPPQPPPPLVLFPPRLGQFQAEAPAQPADSATGDTPPDAPPVLHSQLPAEDPAGDSVWRLGYSGRAAAEERPATMRACPGGALSTGIGNGLACRSAGEVKIRESVLDLDGGAQVMLIAQARGTDATTVNGRPQAIDPYALVPQFYTAVSGLAVLDGATMWAGRRDNAPFLLSSGLLPPNSTAMRFGVDNAKVIGDIGLSYQYTARADQNGQNLPSYHSLRTAPINTNEQGSIQLGFTRVEAQPLVQDPGGAWWASALHEQKGVLFGTNRLGVQFGSGARNAMTGYTGMGPALSRTRVAESMEWKGRSGLSGAVEQSLQFDRSPVGTLQWTTTRLRPAYVASNQFRLNFEVSHDQISSGFGVGGQRTALTVAPTLTLGKSAGNANLRAFYTYSRASDVDGIGYTAPADAWASQPSGSIFGVQLNRRW